In Bacillus sp. DX3.1, the following proteins share a genomic window:
- a CDS encoding YceG family protein yields MFSRFALHPHALKEEADLKQFEMILEKRPHYEMAENSMQFSYIACRILGVPNDVDEYFNELFDYSEAKGITVLHEQNLNKVIDSEKLQHIQEIFTLHQEQPNGLTVNRLVAHLSGKQLLPKVENPDLQHYIHTTFISVLKLYEKQHNQSLKTEGFRRFLIDIIKLSENYVAKWFSTMNYKKQMPRIVWYGDAKESRIYFLYFLIMLGCDVLYYHPEGKDGFENVDDEERTFVISHPGHIALEPFPDKRRERVATVAYQASKEIEQVLHHDNSLLYKPWQFRSYTPVARTLKTTYDELFLITKEKAFIRPTFFVENKHIYIPSLFAKVSGVSKNDKEYFQRLKTVTSFDNSLLINTFPFTKEQKANFQFHYRDALDRAGNLHPDQIVNSHWWPHKRLPEGLQHGIAEAIIHTCESELCKPVGKETKQETALYVFAQLSQIPPKILELLEKFDYSQEVPKIVVFNNEKSGELTRSDAVILLFLNQIGIDVLHFNPTGRNDIEPYIEAGAFDSHWLEEVSFDLEYHGPSSYKNLSQTIKGLFRPFL; encoded by the coding sequence GTGTTTTCGCGTTTTGCACTTCATCCACATGCATTAAAAGAAGAAGCAGATTTGAAACAATTTGAAATGATTTTAGAAAAACGTCCACATTATGAAATGGCAGAGAACAGTATGCAATTTAGTTATATTGCTTGTCGTATTCTTGGTGTTCCAAACGATGTAGATGAATATTTCAATGAACTTTTTGATTATAGTGAAGCAAAAGGAATTACTGTATTACATGAACAAAATTTAAATAAAGTGATTGATTCTGAGAAGCTTCAGCACATTCAAGAAATATTTACACTGCATCAAGAACAACCGAATGGTCTTACTGTAAACCGTCTTGTGGCGCATTTGTCAGGAAAACAGTTATTACCGAAAGTAGAGAATCCTGATTTACAGCATTATATACATACAACCTTTATCTCTGTATTAAAATTGTATGAGAAGCAGCATAATCAATCATTAAAAACGGAAGGATTTCGTCGTTTTTTAATTGATATTATTAAATTAAGTGAGAACTACGTTGCAAAATGGTTTTCCACAATGAATTATAAGAAGCAAATGCCTCGCATCGTTTGGTACGGTGATGCAAAGGAAAGCCGTATATACTTCTTATATTTCCTTATTATGCTCGGTTGTGATGTTTTATATTATCATCCAGAAGGAAAAGATGGTTTTGAGAATGTTGATGACGAAGAAAGAACATTTGTTATTTCTCATCCGGGCCATATTGCATTAGAGCCGTTTCCTGATAAACGACGTGAACGTGTTGCAACGGTAGCTTATCAAGCATCAAAAGAAATTGAACAAGTGCTTCATCATGATAATTCTCTATTATACAAACCGTGGCAATTTCGTTCGTATACACCTGTTGCACGTACGTTAAAGACTACGTATGATGAACTATTTTTAATTACGAAAGAAAAGGCATTTATTCGTCCGACATTCTTTGTCGAAAATAAACATATTTATATTCCATCTTTATTTGCAAAAGTGTCGGGTGTTTCAAAAAATGATAAAGAATATTTCCAACGCTTGAAGACAGTAACATCTTTTGATAACAGCTTGTTAATCAATACATTCCCATTTACAAAAGAGCAAAAAGCAAACTTCCAATTTCATTACCGGGACGCATTAGACCGGGCTGGGAATCTTCATCCCGATCAGATTGTGAACAGTCATTGGTGGCCACATAAGCGTTTGCCTGAAGGGTTACAGCATGGGATTGCAGAAGCGATTATTCACACATGTGAAAGTGAACTTTGTAAGCCAGTTGGCAAAGAAACCAAGCAGGAGACAGCACTCTACGTATTTGCACAACTTTCGCAAATCCCACCAAAGATTTTAGAGCTACTAGAAAAATTTGATTACTCACAGGAAGTACCGAAAATCGTTGTATTTAACAATGAAAAGAGCGGTGAATTAACTCGTTCGGATGCGGTGATATTACTATTTTTAAATCAAATTGGAATTGATGTTTTACATTTTAATCCGACGGGAAGAAATGATATTGAACCATATATTGAAGCAGGAGCATTTGATTCTCATTGGCTCGAAGAAGTAAGCTTTGATCTTGAATATCATGGTCCATCTTCATACAAAAACCTATCACAAACTATAAAAGGGCTATTCCGTCCATTTTTATAA